The Cannabis sativa cultivar Pink pepper isolate KNU-18-1 chromosome 8, ASM2916894v1, whole genome shotgun sequence genomic interval TGTTCTCTCAACTAAGTTCACATCTCCGCCTTTTTCAAAGTCAGAACCGTCAGCACCTCTTCCAACATTAAACAATTGTGCACCGTTACGTAGGACACTTCTACGTCTACCATCCTCGTGTTGCTTTATCAAATCTTCCTCAAAATGAGTTGCCAAAGGGGTAACACACTTACTTGCCTTCTCAAGACGGTTAGCAAACCAATTTTGTAGTGTGAACCTTATGAACTCAACTAGAGTAGTTATTGGATATGCCCGGAATTCTTCAGTCACGTTGTTAAGGCTTTCTGCAGCGTTGTTTGTCATGATGTTGTACCTGTCTCCTAGACAATAAGGACGAGCCCATTTTTCTAATCCTATATTGTCAACATAAGCAGCGATGGGAGGATCCATCTGTCGGAGCACCTGCAAATGTCTATCACATTCCCtcttcgaccatgcgtaagcGGCCAACCATATTTGCGTGTTACATACatcagtcttgaacttgtgggTGACATTCATAGAAATATGTTTGTAGCATGCACAGTGGCATGCTTCGGGGAAAATAACCTCGACAGCatgttcaatgctttgatgcctatccgataCAAACACTAAGTTTTCAACCTCCCCAATCGCTTCCTTTAACTTCTGCAAGAAATACTTCCAAGAGTCATGATTCTCGCTGTCAACAATTGCAAAGGCAATCGGAAACAGTTGGTTATTTGCATCGTACGCTACAGCAACTAGCATTGTGCCCCCAAACCTTGTCTTCAAGAACGTGCCGTCGATACTAATCACAGGACGACAAAACTTAAATCCCCTCCTACAAGCAGCCAGTGACCAGAAACAGTACTTGAACCTGTTATCCTTTGTGATAATGTCTGTAATAGTacctggattcttctgttccagcaCGTAAAAGTAACTGTGCAATCGACTATAAGCCGCCATTGGCGTACCCCTAGAATACAAAAGTCCCTTCTCTCGGCACCTCCAAGCCTTCTCATAGCTCATCTTGATCCCATACTCCTGAAACATATCCCTTTGTATGTCTTTAGCTTTGTACTTAGTTCCATCTGATTTGAACTTGTTCTTAATGAGGTGGCCAACAACCCACGGTGCTGCTTGACGGTTATCAGCATGTCTAGAATCCAGGCTACATGTGTGTTCGTTGTGGAATACAGTAACCTCAAACATGTCACAACGTGCCCTCTTCCTCCCCCTCACTCTCCATTTGCAATCTGAACCCCTGCAAGTTGCATAAAAAACATCGGTCCCAGACTTCTTCACCATGAACTCAAAATTCATTTTCAATGCAAACCTTCCAACCACATTTTTCAATTCAGTCTTATTTGTATACAGCTTGCCAACATATATTTCCCCTGAATGTGTACCAGTAAAAGAAGTTGTATAAACATTATTTTCCTCTATGTCTTCCCTTGTCCACACAATAGGTTTGAATTTTGTACAAACTTCAAAATCAGATGGTACAGTACTACGAGGAGGACACCGGGCGGTAGCTCTGCTGCCTCAGGTGTTTCGTGATTTTCACTCCAGGGGTTCTTCTTTCTTGGTCTTTCCTTTGCTCCCTTGGACGTGGTGGAGATGGTGGAGGTAGTTCTAACCTTAAAGAAGGTACTTCTATAGGTTCATGAACTTCCAACTCCGCATCACCATCCTCGTTCAAATCTACTATAGGATCATTGTTGTAAAATGCACCATCAAACTCATTGAACTGGTCAAATCCATAGTCAACCCTATTATCCTCCTCTATATTAGTAGGGGCCTGCTCATTCATCCCTACGGCTGGATCTGTTTCTGGGACAAAACTCCCAACAACACTTCTTGGGAGGACAGTTGGCGGAGTAGGCCCCAAAAGCGCATGCCTTTTAACCTTAGTCACAAACAGTGGCAGCAAGTTCTCCACACTCATTTTTGCCTTCATTCTTAAGAACAATCTTACTTGACTATCTTTCACTAAAACTTCTGGCGGTATCATATTGCCTTTCATGTACATATAACACACCTCTATTTTCAGTTCATACACAATAGGGTCTATATCCAATTCTTCATACAAAATATCATTCATCTTTTCTAAAGTAGTGTCAACCTCAAACATTAACATCTTACTTTTGGGATTATTGAAAATCCAGTTGAAACCTTCAACTGCCCAAGCCCCATCATATAGTACAACTACAAACACATTCGAATCTGCAAACCAAAATGACCACAAATTATAACAAACCAATATGTCGCAAGATATCGCTAACCTATCGCTACTTATCGCGAACCAATCACAAACAAAGTATGTCGATAAACGTCGCGAACTTGTCGAGAAAACTAAATATATCCACAATATAACACAATAATTCTATGTGTCGCGACGTGTGTCGCGACATGTCGACATATGTCGCTAAAAGTCATCCCTAA includes:
- the LOC133030476 gene encoding uncharacterized protein LOC133030476, encoding MNFEFMVKKSGTDVFYATCRGSDCKWRVRGRKRARCDMFEVTVFHNEHTCSLDSRHADNRQAAPWVVGHLIKNKFKSDGTKYKAKDIQRDMFQEYGIKMSYEKAWRCREKGLLYSRGTPMAAYSRLHSYFYVLEQKNPGTITDIITKDNRFKYCFWSLAACRRGFKFCRPVISIDGTFLKTRFGGTMLVAVAYDANNQLFPIAFAIVDSENHDSWKYFLQKLKEAIGEVENLVFVSDRHQSIEHAVEVIFPEACHCACYKHISMNVTHKFKTDVCNTQIWLAAYAWSKRECDRHLQVLRQMDPPIAAYVDNIGLEKWARPYCLGDRYNIMTNNAAESLNNVTEEFRAYPITTLVEFIRFTLQNWFANRLEKASKCVTPLATHFEEDLIKQHEDGRRRSVLRNGAQLFNVGRGADGSDFEKGGDVNLVERTCTCGMFQLLKIPCPHACAAALTQNVSVYALSSPYYTKETWKNTYDATINVVGEEDEWVLPEHMQNMRIGVPVEKKPVGRPRKSNAGRLRTNRFPSNGTKVKEPRKCSNCGALGHNKATCKARV